A section of the Aythya fuligula isolate bAytFul2 chromosome 9, bAytFul2.pri, whole genome shotgun sequence genome encodes:
- the KLHL24 gene encoding kelch-like protein 24 produces MVLILGRRLNREDSGIRDSPATKRKVFEMDPKSLSGPEFFDFSSGSSHAESILQIFNEFRDSRLFTDVIICVEGREFPCHRAVLSACSSYFRAMFCNDHRESREMLVEINGILAEAMDCFLQYVYTGKVKITTENVQYLFETSSLFQISVLRDACAKFLEEQLDPCNCLGIQRFADTHSLKTLFTKCRNFALQTFEDVSQHEEFLELGKDELIDYICSDELVITKEEMVFEAVMRWVYRAVELRRPVLHELLTHVRLPLLHPNYFVQTVEVDQLIQNSPECYQLLHEARRYHILGNEMMSPRTRPRRSTGYSEVIVVVGGCERVGGFNLPYTECYDPVTGEWKSLAKLPEFTKSEYAVCALRNDILVSGGRINSRDVWIYNSQLNIWIRVASLNKGRWRHKMAVLLGKVYVVGGYDGQNRLSSVECYDSFSNRWTEVAPLKEAVSSPAVTSCVGKLFVIGGGPDDNTCSDKVQSYDPDTNSWLLRATIPIAKRCITAVSLNNLIYVAGGLTKAIYCYDPVEDYWIHVQNTFSRQENCGMSVCNGKIYILGGRRENGEATDTILCYDPATGIITGVAAMPRPVSYHGCVTIHRYNEKGFKL; encoded by the exons ATGGTACTAATATTGGGACGCAGACTGAATAGAGAGGATAGTGGGATACGAGATTCCCCTGCAACCAAGCGGAAAGTTTTTGAAATGGACCCAAAATCGTTGTCAGGCCCTGAGTTTTTTGACTTCTCCTCGGGATCATCGCATGCTGAAAGCATTCTCCAGATCTTCAATGAATTCCGAGACAGCCGGTTGTTCACAGATGTCATTATCTGTGTGGAAGGACGGGAGTTTCCCTGCCATCGagcagttctctcagcctgcagcagctaCTTCAGAGCGATGTTTTGCAACGATCatagagaaagcagagagatgTTGGTGGAGATCAACGGCATTTTAGCCGAAGCCATGGATTGCTTTCTGCAGTATGTGTACACTGGCAAGGTGAAAATCACCACAGAGAACGTGCAGTATCTCTTTGAAACATCCAGCCTCTTTCAGATTAGTGTTTTACGTGATGCCTGTGCCAAGttcctggaggagcagctggatCCCTGTAACTGCCTGGGAATCCAGCGCTTTGCCGATACGCACTCGCTCAAGACACTGTTCACCAAGTGCAGGAACTTCGCGCTGCAGACATTTGAAGACGTGTCCCAGCATGAAGAGTTCCTTGAGCTGGGGAAAGATGAGCTTATTGATTACATTTGCAGTGATGAACTGGTGATCACTAAGGAAGAGATGGTGTTTGAGGCTGTCATGCGCTGGGTGTACCGGGCAGTTGAGTTGCGAAGACCAGTGTTGCATGAGCTGCTGACACATGTCAGGCTCCCACTACTACACCCAAACTACTTTGTTCAGACTGTAGAGGTGGACCAGCTGATTCAGAACTCCCCAGAGTGCTATCAGCTGCTGCACGAAGCCCGGCGGTACCATATCCTTGGAAATGAGATGATGTCTCCCAGGACTAGGCCACGCAG atCAACTGGTTATTCAGAGGTGATAGTTGTTGTTGGAGGCTGTGAACGAGTTGGAGGCTTTAACCTGCCATATACCGAGTGCTACGATCCTGTAACAGGAGAGTGGAAGTCTCTGGCTAAACTTCCAGAGTTTACCAAGTCCGAGTATGCAGTGTGCGCCCTACGGAATGATATTCTTGTTTCAG gcgGAAGAATCAATAGTCGGGATGTTTGGATTTATAACTCTCAGCTTAACATTTGGATCAGAGTTGCCTCCTTAAATAAAGGCAGATGGCGTCATAAAATGGCTGTGCTTCTTGGTAAA GTATACGTTGTTGGAGGATATGATGGGCAAAACCGCCTCAGCAGCGTGGAGTGTTACGATTCATTTTCCAATCGATGGACAGAGGTGGCTCCCCTTAAAGAAGCTGTGAGCTCTCCAGCAGTCACGAGCTGCGTTGGCAAACTGTTTGTGATCGGGGGTGGTCCTGATGACAACACGTGCTCTGACAAG gttcAGTCTTATGATCCCGATACTAATTCTTGGTTGCTCCGTGCAACTATCCCTATTGCGAAAAGGTGCATTACAGCTGTGTCATTAAACAATCTGATCTATGTTGCTGGTGGTCTTACCAAGGCAATATACTGCTACGATCCGGTTGAAGACTACTGGATACATGTACAGAATACATTCAGCAGACAG GAGAATTGTGGCATGTCTGTGTGTAATGGAAAAATCTATATCCTTGGTGGAAGACGAGAAAATGGTGAAGCCACAGACACTATTCTTTGCTATGATCCTGCAACAGGCATTATCACAGGAGTAGCAGCTATGCCCAGGCCAGTATCATATCACGGCTGTGTGACGATACATAGATATAATGAAAAAGGCtttaaactgtaa